Below is a genomic region from Desulfovibrio ferrophilus.
CTGCTCCTCAATATGCGTTCGGCCCAGGATGAGCCCCAGGACGAGCCCCAGGACGAAGGCAAGAAGTAATGCCCCCCTCTTGGGGGGGATTTCTCAAAAGCACAGGAGCGGAAAGAGTGGGAAAGGCAAAGCCAAATGGCCATAAATGGCAGCGGATTGATGATCTTCTTATCGACACTCGCGGTTTTCTTCTGGCGCGGCGCTGTTCGCGGTGTGGGAGGATCAGCTACAAGGAGAGGGACACCAAAGGTTGCCACTGGTTGCCGAGGCATCCACCCTGCCCCGCTGATTCGCCCACCTGGGATGAAAAAGCGCTTTCCCACGAGGAGGCCAGGGCTTTGAATGAGGAACTTTTAGCACCCGGACCCGGCTTGAAAATGGCTAAGAAGTAATGCCCCCAAGGGGGGGATTTCAAGAGCACAGGAAGGAATCTATGACCATCAACTATGACGATGCGCTTGATGATCTCGATGTTGGAATCGAACTCATTAGCTCTGAAAAAGAACTCTTAGAGCTCATGGACTACATCGAGGAGCCGGATATCGTGTGGGAATTGCTCATGGAAGATACCCGGCAAAAACTCCTCGCCATCATCCCCGATATCAAGACTAAGCCCTATGTGATCCGCGCCAGGGGCTACAAGCCGCCCGTGGTCGAATTCGACAGGGAATTCAAAATCACCATCGGCCCCGCTCCGGCCTCCGGCCAGGACGAGGCCTAAGCGCCTCCGGCCAGCCGGGGGGGGATTTCAAGACCACAAGGAGCCTGTGAACATGGATCGACAGGAAATTGAACACAACGGTATCAAATGGCAGCGTGAATCTGAAATGCGCTGGCGCACGGCCTTCGGGGAAGTCTCTACGCTCGGCCAAGGGCGATGGTACTACTTTCACGTTGATGAAAGCCGCCCCATCGGTCCTTTCAGTTCTCCCGATCCGGCAATTCGGTATGCCTCGCCCTTCCTGGCCGAGAAGAAGCGCCCGGATGATTTGACCGATGCGACCCGCGCCCAGGCCGAAGACGAGGCCTAGACGCGCCCCCGGCAAGCCGGGGGGGGATTTCAAAACTACAAGGATGAAACAGATGAGTTTTATTTCTTCATTTTTTCCTTCGGTAATCCTGTTTATCACCAGCGCATCATTGTTGGTGAGGGATGTTATCCGAGGCGATGAAAACAATATCGATATCTATACGTTGTTTATGATTCTGGCCTGGGCGATTTATGATTTGTCCAATCAGATCAGTTGTATCAACGCGCCTCCGCCGGGACGGGAAGTAATGGTTGGCGCGAAAAAAAATCACGGCCCCGGCCCTGCTGACAAAGTTCAGTAACCGCCCCAGGCCCAAGACGAGGCCTAGCGCCCCCGGCCAGCCGGGGGGGATTTCGCAAGAACACAGGAAGGAGTTATTGACCATGGCAGAGAAGAAAAAGATGGACCGTTATGACTCGTTGGGCTTGTTGGCCGTTGTGTACGTCTTTTCGGGCATCCTTTTTTTGGCGGCTTTCGGGATCATGAAATACATTGTTGGTGACATTGTGGCGACCTTCGGCTTGACCGTTTATCATATCGCCGCCCTGTCTTTCGGTATCCCGTTGGTTTTGACCGTTCTCTTGTGGAAAATATGGGTTCGGAAGAGGTTTAACGTTAGTTTTCGGTAATGCCCACCGCTCCGGCCTCCGGTCAGGACGAGGCCGGGAAGTAAGCGCCCCCTCTTGGGGGGGATTTCAAGACAAACCTAACCATAAGGATGAAGACTTATGACTCTTGGTAAAATAGCTAAGAAAATATTGGAAGCCATGAAAAACCCCAATGCCCTTTATCTCCTGATGGGGATAATCTGGACGGGCGGGGCCGCAGTGTTTCTTGTCGTGTCGCTCGTCTACCCGGAAGCGATTCCCACGAGCTTGGAACCCTATAAAAATATTACCGCTCTCTTTTTTATTGCCATTTTGGGCGTGGGACTGATCCGCTTTGCTCTACGGAAGCACGACAAGGACGAGGCGAAGTAAGCGCCCCCGGATGAAGAGGGGGATTTCAAGACTGATCCGCAAGGAGTGGACATGCCGAAAAGAAAATTGACCACACAGGAAATCAAAAAAAAGAGCCACACCCTCAAGGAAGCATGGGCTTCCAATGAGATTGAGGGCATCCACGTTGCCCCACAGAATAAGCGATTCATCGAAAACCTTGTTCTACAAGGCTTGAGCTCCGATGAGGTTGTGGCCGCTTACAAGAAGCACTTGGGCATTGAGGAGCGGGCCACGTGAGGTACGAATGCGCGACCCCGCACTTGATCCCCGGCACGAACATCCTACGCAACAAGGCCGGACTGTCTGACCCCGCAGCGATTAAGCAGTTTGAAGGTGGGACCTACGCAGCGCGTCTTGAAGACGCGCCACAAGGCGATTTGTCCACCGCACACTTGAAGCAGCTGCACGGCCATCTTTTGCAGGACGTTTACGAATGGGCGGGGCAGTTGCGCGATGTGCCTATTGCAAAAGCAACGAGCCGGTTTTGTCAGCCCCAATTCATTGCCCAGGAGACAGACCGGATCACCAAGGCCGTGGACGTTGAGGCTATGAAGAAATTGAAGCCCAAGGACTTTGCAAATCAGTTAGCGCACGTTGTAGGAGAGCTCAACGCAGTGCATCCCTTCCTTGATGGAAACGGGCGCGTGATCCGCGTTTACGCTCAACAGCTTTCACGCGCAGCCGGATACGAGCTCGACATAAGCCGATTGGAAGGGAAAACTTGGAACACGGCCTCAAAGATATCATTCAATGGCAATAACAAGCCACTTGCAGGGCTTTTGTCTCGGCGTTTAACCCACGAAAGAGATCGTGGTTTGGGACGATGAACAAATGTGATCTGTAAACAAGAAAGAGGAATTGTCCTCAAACTCGCCGGGCAGGGCGGGCAAAATCTTCAACACACAAACGGAGTTCATATGTTTCGCAATCTTACCTTTTTATTTTTTCTCGTCCTCGTTGCGCTGGCCGTAATTTTTACAGCCAGTGCCCAGGCTCAAGAGTCTGGCTACCCCACCATCGGGCGTGAATGTATCGACGGTCAAATGCACGTTGTTAAACGTCTGTCCGCTGATGGCCGAATTACCCACGCCGAACCAGAATTCAATATTGTATTTGATCCTGAAACCAAAAAGATCAAACAAGTCCCTGTCCTCTGCCCCACAGTTCCCGGCCAGAAAAACTAATTCCTACGAGAAGGAGATAGATTATGAGGTGTTTTCTATACGCATGTGCTTTTGTTGCCCTTGTCCTGTCTATTCCTGCCCCGGCCATAGCCGAGGGAACTTCCATAGAGCTTTCGCCGTTGATAACTGCCGTGGATCAAGTACGGGTTCAAACAAAAAAGCATCATGCAAACGGAGTCGAGGAAATTATCAAGGCTGATATAACGGTGTTCAAACTTTGTATTTCGGGCATGAGCTATACCTACGTCGAAGGTCCAAACGGTAGTGGACTTGTCCAAGACAAAATAGCCTATCCTAGCGTTGGTGGGAATGACATAGTGCCGGTGTATTGTAACACAGCGAAGTAAGTGAAAGGGGCGGAAAATCCGCCCCTTTTTCCAAAAAAGAGGCCGGTTTGGGGTCCGACCTCTTAGAAGAACATCCTAGCAGGTGTGCGCCAGGGTTTATCAAAAGCTACCGAACGAGTGTCACCCTGTCACGGACTTTGCCTTTCGCCCCGTCCTTTTTTCGCATTGCGAGAGCCCTACATTTCGCGGGCTTTCTCATTCTCAGGCCTGGGCCTTTAGCGTTCCTGCTGCGCAAGGTCAGCGCCAGGGGGTGACGAAGGCCATTCCGCAGAGTTCTACCCCAAGATTTCGCAATACAACGCATAGATTGAATAATTGTCTAAATCAACAATTGTACATTTCAACAATTCTCCTTGTGGTTTTATTCTACAGAGGGCTGAAACGCCTAGACTGAAATAGAAAGCCGCACCAGCGGCACTGGTAGAGTGCTTTGCGCCCCTCCGGTCCCTGCGGGGCACACGGGGCAATACATGGGTTTGCCCATGTCGGGGCACGTTTCCGGCCCTATAAGGCACAGGAAACGCCATAGGAAGGGGCGCGGAGCGGCCCGGCGCGTCCAGCATCAAAAAAGACTCTCCACTTCAACGATCCGTAAGCAACCTCCTTTCATTCAGCATGTCCTTTCCGGGCACCGTTGCCCTTGTCCGACACGATCCCGCAAGGGGTTTCCCCGTCTTCCGTGCTGGCGCTTGTGCAGCCGGGTATCCCCTCCCCTTGCGGGACCGTGCCGCCGGGCAGTTCCGGCTTCACGGCCACACTGACGGAGATTGCAACCAGGGACAGTTTTTGTTCAATTCTACAACTTATTGCAGTGGTGGCCTTCTAACAGAGATTGCAACTATTGTTTTTATATAACTGCATCATAAAAGACTGTATGAATTGCAATAATGCCTTATATTTGTTGACATTTTGCACGCAAAAGACTATAAAAAGAATAACACAAACGGACGGAGGATTGCAGATGAAGCATGTTTGCGGCTAGTTGTTATTATCCATGTACTGAAAACCATCAACCAAGGAAGAACAACAATGAGTGAAATTATTCATATCGAAGGCAATGTAGGTGGCGTGCGCAGCAATGACGTAAATGGCAGTAAGGTTTGCAATGTCAATATCGGCTGCAATCGTGGGAAGGACAAAGACGGCAACGAGCGCCCTACTGGCTGGTACACGTTGGAGTTTTGGGGCGAACAGGCCAGCAAGGTTATTGAACAGGGCGTTGATAAGGGAGATTTCATAACCGCTGATCTGTACGCGCTGCGTGCTGATGCCTACGCGACTCAAGATGGCAAGCCCGCTGCAACTCTTCGTGCCCGCGTGAGCCGATACAGGCTCATTAAAAAGAACCCCACCGGCGCGTAACGGCGACGATAGGAGTGAGCTAGGGGGGCAGCCCTGGCTTGCTCCGCCCCTGGGGGGGGGTGATGGGCAGATCATCCCCCCCATTCCTTTTAGACCACCAGCACACAAACAGGTGACGGAATGGAAACCATCATTGAAATAGATCAATATGAATTGACGCTTGGAGAGCGGGCCGCGTTGTTTGAAATTTGCCTCGCAGAACAAGATCGAATGAAAGAACTCTATGAAGGCAAAGGTTATGCAGCTCATCTTGAATCAAAATATATCGTCAATGTAAATAGCACTCTATACCGAACGATCTTGGCTTTGGCTGAAAAGACACTTTTGATCCTGTGTGATGTGGATGAAACCAAAGTCCGTGTCTATGTTACAATGAGCGGTACATGGCTGTATAAATTCAAATG
It encodes:
- a CDS encoding Fic/DOC family protein is translated as MRYECATPHLIPGTNILRNKAGLSDPAAIKQFEGGTYAARLEDAPQGDLSTAHLKQLHGHLLQDVYEWAGQLRDVPIAKATSRFCQPQFIAQETDRITKAVDVEAMKKLKPKDFANQLAHVVGELNAVHPFLDGNGRVIRVYAQQLSRAAGYELDISRLEGKTWNTASKISFNGNNKPLAGLLSRRLTHERDRGLGR
- a CDS encoding single-stranded DNA-binding protein codes for the protein MSEIIHIEGNVGGVRSNDVNGSKVCNVNIGCNRGKDKDGNERPTGWYTLEFWGEQASKVIEQGVDKGDFITADLYALRADAYATQDGKPAATLRARVSRYRLIKKNPTGA